A region of Lates calcarifer isolate ASB-BC8 unplaced genomic scaffold, TLL_Latcal_v3 _unitig_800_quiver_1041, whole genome shotgun sequence DNA encodes the following proteins:
- the LOC108879944 gene encoding dynein axonemal assembly factor 4 isoform X3 has translation MVHFPPYLFEAFLFEAVNDDRSSAKIREGEAVISLSKTTNNMWRHLMRDTDDKIKKMQVRERALLKYQEKLCSESRSKAEKQRAERKYALETMMKLEQEERHSIQRIKDTERQRTTTEMETWQLRQKQRAEEKSQGKLHRDDHNKLRAEKQPQGHSGQSDRKQPADLPAPRTSRNIQVTFTPRVFPTALRESRAAEEEEWLRKQAEARRAVNADVEELGDLKEEDRNPEWLKNKGDKCFMTGDYLSAVNAYNLAIRQNKRIPALYSNRAACHLKLGNLHKAIEDSSQALDLLIPPVAANAAARARASVRRGSAFCRLQLYAEGLQDYQAALKIDPHNEALQTDTQRIQDIIQGSAAKTH, from the exons ATG GTGCATTTCCCACCGTACCTGTTCGAAGCTTTCCTCTTTGAAGCTGTGAATGATGACAGGAGCTCAGCTAAGATTAGAGAGGGAGAGGCGGTCATCAGTCTGTCCAAGACAACCAACAACATGTGGAGACACCTGATGAGAGATACAG atgataaaataaaaaagatgcaGGTCAGAGAAAGAGCTCTGTTAAAATACCAGGAGAAACTTTGTTCAGAGTCCAGATCCAAGGCAGAGAAACAGCGAGCTGAGAGAAAATATGCACTGGAGACAATGATGAAG CTTGAACAGGAGGAAAGACACAGCATCCAGAGGATTAAGGACACTGAGCGACAGAGGACCACGACAGAGATGGAAACATGgcagctgagacagaaacaaagagcagaggaaaaatctcaaggaaaactccacagggaTGATCATAACAAactcagagcagagaaacagccaCAGGGACATTCAG GTCaaagtgacaggaaacaacCAGCAGACTTGCCTGCTCCAAGAACCAGTAGAAACATTCAAGTCACATTCACTCCACGAGTTTTCCCAACAGCCCTCAGGGAatccagagcagcagaggaggaggag TGGCTGAGAAAACAAGCTGAAGCCAGACGTGCAGTAAATGCAGATGTTGAAGAGCTGGGGGacctgaaggaggaggacagaaaccCCGAGTGGTTAAAGAACAAAGGAGA taaatgttttatgactGGAGATTACCTGAGTGCAGTGAACGCCTATAACTTGGCCATCAGGCAAAACAAGAGGATCCCAGCTCTGTATTCAAACCGGGCTGCATGTCATCTGAAGTTAGGAAACCTTCACAAGGCTATTGAGGATTCCTCTCAG GCTCTGGATCTGTTGATTCCACCAGTTGCTGCTAATGCAGctgccagagccagagccagtgTCCGCAGAGGATCCGCTTTCTGTCGGCTACAGTTATATGCTGAAG GGTTACAGGACTACCAGGCTGCTCTGAAGATCGACCCTCACAATGAAGCgttgcagacagacacacagagaatacaAGACATTATTCAAGGCTCTGCAGCtaagacacactga
- the LOC108879944 gene encoding dynein axonemal assembly factor 4 isoform X1: MPLLVTDYSWTQTETTVYIHVPLKGTAAGKVDVVSTDEYLKVHFPPYLFEAFLFEAVNDDRSSAKIREGEAVISLSKTTNNMWRHLMRDTDDKIKKMQVRERALLKYQEKLCSESRSKAEKQRAERKYALETMMKLEQEERHSIQRIKDTERQRTTTEMETWQLRQKQRAEEKSQGKLHRDDHNKLRAEKQPQGHSGQSDRKQPADLPAPRTSRNIQVTFTPRVFPTALRESRAAEEEEWLRKQAEARRAVNADVEELGDLKEEDRNPEWLKNKGDKCFMTGDYLSAVNAYNLAIRQNKRIPALYSNRAACHLKLGNLHKAIEDSSQALDLLIPPVAANAAARARASVRRGSAFCRLQLYAEGLQDYQAALKIDPHNEALQTDTQRIQDIIQGSAAKTH, encoded by the exons ATGCCTTTACTAGTGACAGATTATTCCTGGACTCAGACTGAAACCACGGTTTATATCCACGTGCCTTTAAAAGGGACGGCTGCCGGGAAGGTGGACGTCGTGTCTACAGACGAATACCTAAAG GTGCATTTCCCACCGTACCTGTTCGAAGCTTTCCTCTTTGAAGCTGTGAATGATGACAGGAGCTCAGCTAAGATTAGAGAGGGAGAGGCGGTCATCAGTCTGTCCAAGACAACCAACAACATGTGGAGACACCTGATGAGAGATACAG atgataaaataaaaaagatgcaGGTCAGAGAAAGAGCTCTGTTAAAATACCAGGAGAAACTTTGTTCAGAGTCCAGATCCAAGGCAGAGAAACAGCGAGCTGAGAGAAAATATGCACTGGAGACAATGATGAAG CTTGAACAGGAGGAAAGACACAGCATCCAGAGGATTAAGGACACTGAGCGACAGAGGACCACGACAGAGATGGAAACATGgcagctgagacagaaacaaagagcagaggaaaaatctcaaggaaaactccacagggaTGATCATAACAAactcagagcagagaaacagccaCAGGGACATTCAG GTCaaagtgacaggaaacaacCAGCAGACTTGCCTGCTCCAAGAACCAGTAGAAACATTCAAGTCACATTCACTCCACGAGTTTTCCCAACAGCCCTCAGGGAatccagagcagcagaggaggaggag TGGCTGAGAAAACAAGCTGAAGCCAGACGTGCAGTAAATGCAGATGTTGAAGAGCTGGGGGacctgaaggaggaggacagaaaccCCGAGTGGTTAAAGAACAAAGGAGA taaatgttttatgactGGAGATTACCTGAGTGCAGTGAACGCCTATAACTTGGCCATCAGGCAAAACAAGAGGATCCCAGCTCTGTATTCAAACCGGGCTGCATGTCATCTGAAGTTAGGAAACCTTCACAAGGCTATTGAGGATTCCTCTCAG GCTCTGGATCTGTTGATTCCACCAGTTGCTGCTAATGCAGctgccagagccagagccagtgTCCGCAGAGGATCCGCTTTCTGTCGGCTACAGTTATATGCTGAAG GGTTACAGGACTACCAGGCTGCTCTGAAGATCGACCCTCACAATGAAGCgttgcagacagacacacagagaatacaAGACATTATTCAAGGCTCTGCAGCtaagacacactga
- the LOC108879944 gene encoding dynein axonemal assembly factor 4 isoform X2, whose product MPLLVTDYSWTQTETTVYIHVPLKGTAAGKVDVVSTDEYLKVHFPPYLFEAFLFEAVNDDRSSAKIREGEAVISLSKTTNNMWRHLMRDTDDKIKKMQVRERALLKYQEKLCSESRSKAEKQRAERKYALETMMKLEQEERHSIQRIKDTERQRTTTEMETWQLRQKQRAEEKSQGKLHRDDHNKLRAEKQPQGHSGQSDRKQPADLPAPRTSRNIQVTFTPRVFPTALRESRAAEEEEWLRKQAEARRAVNADVEELGDLKEEDRNPEWLKNKGEQNKRIPALYSNRAACHLKLGNLHKAIEDSSQALDLLIPPVAANAAARARASVRRGSAFCRLQLYAEGLQDYQAALKIDPHNEALQTDTQRIQDIIQGSAAKTH is encoded by the exons ATGCCTTTACTAGTGACAGATTATTCCTGGACTCAGACTGAAACCACGGTTTATATCCACGTGCCTTTAAAAGGGACGGCTGCCGGGAAGGTGGACGTCGTGTCTACAGACGAATACCTAAAG GTGCATTTCCCACCGTACCTGTTCGAAGCTTTCCTCTTTGAAGCTGTGAATGATGACAGGAGCTCAGCTAAGATTAGAGAGGGAGAGGCGGTCATCAGTCTGTCCAAGACAACCAACAACATGTGGAGACACCTGATGAGAGATACAG atgataaaataaaaaagatgcaGGTCAGAGAAAGAGCTCTGTTAAAATACCAGGAGAAACTTTGTTCAGAGTCCAGATCCAAGGCAGAGAAACAGCGAGCTGAGAGAAAATATGCACTGGAGACAATGATGAAG CTTGAACAGGAGGAAAGACACAGCATCCAGAGGATTAAGGACACTGAGCGACAGAGGACCACGACAGAGATGGAAACATGgcagctgagacagaaacaaagagcagaggaaaaatctcaaggaaaactccacagggaTGATCATAACAAactcagagcagagaaacagccaCAGGGACATTCAG GTCaaagtgacaggaaacaacCAGCAGACTTGCCTGCTCCAAGAACCAGTAGAAACATTCAAGTCACATTCACTCCACGAGTTTTCCCAACAGCCCTCAGGGAatccagagcagcagaggaggaggag TGGCTGAGAAAACAAGCTGAAGCCAGACGTGCAGTAAATGCAGATGTTGAAGAGCTGGGGGacctgaaggaggaggacagaaaccCCGAGTGGTTAAAGAACAAAGGAGA GCAAAACAAGAGGATCCCAGCTCTGTATTCAAACCGGGCTGCATGTCATCTGAAGTTAGGAAACCTTCACAAGGCTATTGAGGATTCCTCTCAG GCTCTGGATCTGTTGATTCCACCAGTTGCTGCTAATGCAGctgccagagccagagccagtgTCCGCAGAGGATCCGCTTTCTGTCGGCTACAGTTATATGCTGAAG GGTTACAGGACTACCAGGCTGCTCTGAAGATCGACCCTCACAATGAAGCgttgcagacagacacacagagaatacaAGACATTATTCAAGGCTCTGCAGCtaagacacactga